A single window of Archangium gephyra DNA harbors:
- a CDS encoding tryptophan dimethylallyltransferase family protein, whose product MSTPIPWQSLRSFGSERLDALCHAVGFGAEDTRTVRRTFELMCGAWGQRPLGDKPAWRSDITDDHTPFELSLAMEAGQPEVRFLLEAQGQPTTLRSSWEAALALNERLRHELGVSLERFEQVKALFEPVDARARFGLWHAVCVVPGGAPALKVYLNPFARGPEGAEALVRQALERLGCAEAWHVLTRAMRRESGDRPVYFSLDLSSHRAARIKVYLAHPEALAEELEDVMALAPEYVPGEARDFCQRLRGATGRFTGARPTLTCLSFTSDAPGRPSSVTLHFPIRCYADHDADALRRIRPLLDPESRGLLERAVGALARRPLEDGVGLIQWVSFRRQGGGRRATFYLATEAYSGAQP is encoded by the coding sequence GTGAGCACACCCATCCCCTGGCAATCGCTCCGGTCTTTCGGGAGCGAGCGGCTCGACGCGCTGTGCCATGCGGTGGGTTTCGGCGCGGAAGACACCCGGACGGTGCGGCGCACCTTCGAGCTCATGTGTGGCGCCTGGGGACAGAGGCCCCTGGGAGACAAGCCGGCCTGGCGCTCGGACATCACCGATGACCACACGCCCTTCGAGCTGTCCCTGGCCATGGAAGCGGGCCAGCCCGAGGTGCGCTTCCTGTTGGAGGCCCAGGGCCAGCCCACCACGCTGCGCTCCAGCTGGGAGGCCGCCCTGGCGCTCAACGAGCGGCTGCGGCACGAGCTCGGCGTGTCCCTGGAGCGCTTCGAGCAGGTGAAGGCGCTCTTCGAGCCGGTGGATGCGCGGGCCCGCTTCGGGCTGTGGCATGCCGTCTGTGTCGTGCCGGGCGGCGCCCCCGCGCTCAAGGTGTACCTCAACCCCTTCGCCCGGGGTCCCGAGGGCGCCGAGGCCCTGGTGCGGCAGGCCCTCGAGCGGCTCGGCTGCGCCGAGGCGTGGCACGTCCTCACCCGGGCCATGCGCCGGGAAAGCGGGGACCGGCCCGTCTACTTCTCGTTGGATCTCTCCTCGCACCGCGCCGCCCGTATCAAGGTCTACCTCGCCCACCCGGAGGCCCTGGCGGAGGAGCTCGAGGACGTCATGGCCCTCGCCCCCGAGTACGTCCCGGGCGAGGCGCGCGACTTCTGCCAGCGGCTGCGGGGAGCCACGGGCCGCTTCACCGGGGCCCGGCCGACGCTCACCTGCCTGTCCTTCACCTCGGATGCGCCCGGCAGGCCCTCCAGCGTCACGCTGCACTTCCCCATCCGCTGCTACGCGGACCACGACGCCGACGCGCTGCGGCGCATCCGCCCCCTGCTGGACCCGGAGTCGCGCGGCCTGCTGGAGCGGGCGGTGGGGGCGCTCGCCCGCCGGCCACTGGAGGACGGCGTGGGACTCATCCAGTGGGTCTCCTTCCGGCGGCAGGGCGGCGGGCGGCGGGCCACCTTCTACCTGGCCACCGAGGCCTACAGCGGAGCGCAGCCATGA
- a CDS encoding RtcB family protein, producing the protein MSWTQRLEKVAEGHFVLPKTKTMRVDAHLFLSDKLLWGQGPELPGLEEGVFDQVVNAASFPGVTRVAVTPDCHLGYGVPIGTVVETDGILLPTAAGYDIGCGMVQLKTTLTAEDVADPAKRREWINEVTKRIAVGVGASRVQKQRSVNARTFAEVVRHGAKALGRTASTTERDFIPVEDDRVDIPERAYDKRDQLGSLGGGNHFTEMQVDEDGRVWVMLHTGSRGFGWNIAKHYFVEGAAALGLSKRSEDFIWLDAESRLGREYWNLHNMAANFAVANRLIIGEAVCAALEEVFGGTADIYYEISHNLIQKEAGKFVARKGATRAFPGGHPALRKTQWEKTGHPILIPGSMETGSAILFAEEGAEQSIYSVNHGSGRRMSRGEARRVLNQSETDRRMAEAGILLNTRTTPLDESGPCYKNLDDVLDTVEMAGLAKVDKRLKPIACIKGAD; encoded by the coding sequence ATGAGCTGGACACAAAGGTTGGAGAAGGTCGCCGAGGGCCACTTCGTCCTGCCCAAGACGAAGACGATGCGCGTGGATGCGCACCTGTTCCTCTCGGACAAGCTGCTGTGGGGCCAGGGCCCCGAGCTGCCGGGACTGGAAGAGGGTGTGTTCGATCAGGTGGTCAACGCGGCGTCCTTCCCGGGCGTGACGCGCGTGGCGGTGACGCCGGACTGTCACCTGGGCTACGGCGTGCCCATCGGCACGGTGGTGGAGACGGACGGCATCCTGCTGCCCACCGCCGCCGGCTACGACATCGGCTGCGGCATGGTGCAGCTCAAGACGACGCTCACCGCCGAGGACGTGGCGGATCCGGCCAAGCGCCGCGAGTGGATCAACGAGGTGACCAAGCGCATCGCCGTGGGCGTGGGGGCGTCGCGGGTGCAGAAGCAGCGGAGCGTCAACGCGCGCACGTTCGCCGAGGTGGTGCGCCACGGGGCCAAGGCGCTGGGCCGCACCGCGTCCACCACGGAGCGCGACTTCATCCCGGTGGAGGATGACCGGGTGGACATCCCCGAGCGCGCCTACGACAAGCGCGACCAGCTGGGGAGCCTCGGTGGAGGCAACCACTTCACGGAGATGCAGGTGGACGAGGACGGCCGCGTGTGGGTGATGTTGCACACGGGGAGCCGGGGCTTCGGGTGGAACATCGCCAAGCACTACTTCGTGGAGGGCGCCGCGGCGCTGGGGCTGAGCAAGCGCAGCGAGGACTTCATCTGGCTGGACGCGGAGAGCCGGCTGGGGCGCGAGTACTGGAACCTGCACAACATGGCGGCCAACTTCGCGGTGGCCAACCGGCTCATCATCGGCGAGGCGGTGTGCGCGGCGCTCGAGGAGGTGTTCGGCGGGACGGCGGACATCTATTACGAGATCTCCCACAACCTCATCCAGAAGGAGGCGGGGAAGTTCGTGGCGCGCAAGGGCGCGACGCGCGCCTTCCCGGGCGGGCACCCGGCGCTGCGCAAGACGCAGTGGGAGAAGACGGGGCACCCCATCCTCATTCCGGGCTCGATGGAGACGGGCAGCGCCATCCTCTTCGCGGAGGAGGGGGCCGAGCAGTCCATCTACTCGGTGAACCACGGCTCGGGGCGGAGGATGTCGCGAGGCGAGGCGCGGCGGGTGCTCAACCAGTCCGAGACGGACCGGCGCATGGCCGAGGCGGGCATCCTGCTCAACACGCGGACGACGCCGCTGGACGAGTCCGGGCCCTGCTACAAGAACCTGGACGACGTGCTGGACACCGTGGAGATGGCGGGCCTGGCCAAGGTGGACAAGCGCCTCAAGCCCATCGCCTGCATCAAGGGCGCGGACTGA